Proteins from a single region of Chryseobacterium sp. W4I1:
- a CDS encoding TCR/Tet family MFS transporter, translated as MENSRKKAAIGFIFITLLIDITGWGIIIPVVPKLIEELIHADISEAAKYGGWLGFAYAFTQFIFSPVVGNLSDKYGRRPIILISLFGFAVDYIFLALAPTIWWLFLGRIIAGITGASVTTASAYIADISTDEDRAKNFGLIGAAFGLGFIIGPVLGGVLGHYGARVPFYAAAGLCLLNFLYGYFVLPESLDKDKRREFDWKRANPIGSFKFLGKHPEISGLIFALILIYIAGHAVQSNWSFFTMYKFNWTERMVGISLGVVGLLVGLVQGVLIRWTTPKLGEEKSIYYGLALYALGMLLFAFATEGWMMFAFLVPYCLGGICGPALQSVITKSVPSNEQGELQGALTSLMSATSIVGPPLMTNLFYFFTHDEAPFEFSGAPFFLAFILMAISVVMTYYAFQKKNKKFIKKL; from the coding sequence ATGGAAAATTCAAGGAAAAAAGCAGCCATTGGCTTTATATTTATCACTCTGCTCATCGACATTACAGGATGGGGGATTATTATTCCAGTAGTTCCCAAATTAATTGAGGAGCTTATTCATGCAGATATCAGTGAGGCTGCGAAATATGGTGGCTGGCTTGGTTTTGCCTATGCATTTACACAGTTTATTTTTTCTCCGGTTGTAGGGAATTTGAGTGACAAATACGGAAGAAGACCTATTATCCTGATCTCCCTTTTTGGGTTTGCAGTGGATTATATTTTTCTTGCACTTGCCCCAACCATTTGGTGGCTGTTCCTGGGACGGATAATTGCCGGGATTACGGGAGCCAGTGTCACAACGGCTAGTGCTTATATTGCTGATATTTCCACAGATGAAGATCGGGCTAAAAATTTTGGTCTTATTGGAGCTGCATTTGGTTTAGGGTTTATTATAGGGCCTGTTTTGGGCGGTGTTTTAGGACATTATGGAGCCAGAGTGCCTTTCTATGCTGCGGCAGGCTTGTGCCTTTTAAATTTCCTTTACGGTTACTTTGTTCTTCCTGAAAGTTTAGATAAAGATAAAAGAAGAGAATTCGACTGGAAACGCGCCAATCCTATTGGTTCATTTAAATTTTTAGGTAAACACCCGGAAATTTCAGGATTGATCTTTGCCCTTATTTTAATCTATATTGCTGGGCATGCCGTACAGAGCAACTGGAGCTTTTTTACCATGTATAAATTCAACTGGACAGAAAGAATGGTTGGGATTTCGCTTGGAGTAGTGGGGCTGCTGGTAGGCTTGGTTCAGGGTGTTCTTATCCGCTGGACAACGCCGAAACTGGGTGAGGAAAAAAGTATCTATTACGGGCTGGCTCTTTACGCATTAGGGATGTTGCTTTTTGCTTTTGCTACAGAAGGGTGGATGATGTTTGCATTTTTAGTTCCTTACTGTTTGGGAGGAATCTGCGGACCTGCACTTCAGTCAGTGATCACAAAAAGTGTTCCGTCCAATGAACAGGGTGAACTTCAGGGAGCATTAACCAGCTTAATGAGTGCTACGTCCATTGTAGGACCACCGTTGATGACCAATTTATTTTACTTCTTTACCCATGATGAAGCTCCCTTTGAATTTTCAGGGGCGCCGTTCTTCCTTGCGTTTATTTTAATGGCTATCAGTGTTGTGATGACCTATTATGCTTTTCAGAAGAAAAATAAAAAGTTTATCAAAAAACTCTAA
- a CDS encoding AraC family transcriptional regulator, translated as MSRIPQYKPDDFKPILDIDWDAKSTEKKELNDFFIEPLQELKDTKTPSQPHRKTVNDFVFIKKGSIEKMVCSSLFEVQEGMIMLLPPYKIRTFIHHTPDVEGFYCHFSNEFIADGPGLKYLQDILNHADLIYNPTLFLDQEHQERVFMILRQMEILYQQDQSLDLIRLYLITLLGEIRHFIEKIPRSILSANDTLVLRFRKLITTQIQNIHSVKEYADLLGVSPNHLNKSIKRATGKTASEIISESLLMEAKALLSLPRLSVSEIAFTLGIDDISYFSRFFKKHSGISPSDYRKRIDLS; from the coding sequence ATGAGCCGCATTCCTCAATATAAACCTGATGATTTCAAACCTATCCTGGATATAGATTGGGATGCCAAAAGTACAGAGAAAAAAGAGCTTAATGATTTTTTCATAGAACCGCTTCAGGAACTTAAAGATACTAAGACACCTTCCCAGCCACACCGTAAAACAGTCAATGACTTTGTATTTATAAAGAAAGGCAGTATAGAAAAGATGGTTTGTTCCAGCTTATTTGAAGTACAGGAAGGTATGATTATGCTTCTCCCTCCTTATAAAATCAGGACATTTATTCATCATACACCCGACGTCGAAGGATTTTACTGCCACTTTTCTAATGAATTTATTGCAGATGGGCCCGGCCTCAAATATCTTCAGGATATATTGAATCATGCCGATCTGATTTATAATCCTACTTTATTTCTTGATCAGGAACATCAGGAAAGGGTCTTTATGATTCTCCGGCAGATGGAAATTCTTTATCAGCAAGATCAGAGCCTTGATCTTATCCGGCTTTACCTTATTACCTTGTTGGGAGAGATTCGCCATTTTATAGAAAAGATTCCCCGTTCAATTCTTTCTGCCAATGATACACTGGTATTACGGTTTCGGAAACTTATCACCACTCAGATCCAGAATATTCATTCAGTAAAAGAGTATGCAGACCTGCTTGGTGTTTCCCCAAATCACCTGAATAAATCTATTAAAAGGGCTACCGGGAAAACAGCTTCTGAAATTATCAGTGAATCACTCTTGATGGAGGCAAAGGCTCTGCTTTCCCTTCCCCGTCTTTCCGTTTCAGAAATTGCTTTTACCCTTGGCATCGATGACATTTCCTATTTTTCACGTTTTTTCAAAAAGCATAGCGGGATAAGCCCTTCAGATTATCGCAAAAGGATTGATTTGTCCTAA
- a CDS encoding DoxX family protein, producing the protein MKHLIFKTNNTWTGILLRWTLSIIFIPHGLQKIFGLFGGMGFNKTLELFTQSLHLPFIVALTVILIEFLGSFLLLVGLGTRFWALLFIGLMVGIMLTAHLQNGFFMNWLGTQKGEGCQFDILVIGIAAALLIEGSGKFSADEWILKGKK; encoded by the coding sequence ATGAAACATTTAATTTTTAAAACAAATAATACCTGGACAGGAATCTTACTCAGATGGACTTTAAGTATTATTTTTATCCCTCACGGACTTCAGAAAATATTTGGGCTGTTTGGAGGAATGGGCTTTAATAAGACTCTGGAACTTTTCACACAGAGTTTACATCTTCCATTTATAGTGGCATTAACCGTTATTCTGATAGAATTTTTGGGCTCATTTTTGCTGCTTGTGGGGTTGGGAACCAGATTCTGGGCCTTATTATTTATTGGGCTAATGGTGGGAATCATGCTGACAGCCCATCTTCAGAACGGTTTTTTTATGAACTGGTTGGGAACCCAGAAAGGGGAAGGATGCCAGTTTGACATTCTGGTTATAGGAATTGCAGCTGCTCTTCTGATTGAAGGAAGTGGAAAATTCTCGGCGGATGAATGGATACTTAAAGGAAAAAAATAA
- a CDS encoding arylamine N-acetyltransferase, translating into MDKIKLGKYLERIHYSGEIQAGIEMLGRIHQCHPKYIPFENIDPYTGKVPSLDLDDIFEKLVVQFRGGYCYEQNLLLNDVLKTLGFNPELQLARVLWRKDENSRTGRTHLLQTVDLDGQKYLVDCGFGIVTLTAPILLNDDRPQQTPNGLFKISKKEDTYILWFWKEKWLPVYRFVLGNVEIADLEIANWYLSTHPESNFKKNLILSKVDENKRYTYSDRILSIRYNNGEKELVNIDNDKQLFEILDNTFGLKENAAALLRQKTNEI; encoded by the coding sequence ATGGACAAAATCAAACTTGGAAAATATTTAGAAAGGATCCATTATTCGGGTGAAATTCAGGCTGGAATTGAAATGCTTGGGCGGATCCATCAGTGTCATCCAAAGTATATTCCATTTGAAAATATAGATCCGTACACCGGAAAAGTTCCTTCTTTGGACCTGGATGATATTTTTGAAAAGCTGGTCGTTCAGTTCAGAGGTGGATATTGCTATGAGCAAAATCTGCTCCTGAACGATGTTTTGAAAACCTTGGGGTTTAATCCGGAACTTCAGCTGGCCCGTGTATTATGGAGAAAAGATGAAAACAGCAGAACGGGAAGAACACATCTTCTTCAGACTGTAGATCTTGACGGACAGAAATACCTTGTTGATTGTGGATTTGGAATTGTTACCCTTACTGCTCCCATCCTTTTAAATGACGACAGACCACAGCAGACTCCTAACGGCTTGTTCAAGATCTCGAAAAAAGAGGACACATATATCCTTTGGTTCTGGAAAGAAAAATGGCTGCCTGTTTATCGTTTTGTCTTGGGAAATGTAGAAATTGCAGATCTGGAAATAGCCAATTGGTATCTTTCTACCCATCCGGAATCTAATTTTAAAAAGAACCTGATTCTTTCCAAAGTTGATGAAAATAAGCGATACACCTACAGTGATCGGATCTTAAGTATAAGGTATAATAATGGCGAAAAAGAGTTGGTAAATATTGACAATGACAAACAGCTGTTTGAAATACTAGACAATACTTTCGGATTAAAGGAAAATGCAGCAGCTCTTTTGAGACAGAAAACGAATGAAATTTAA
- a CDS encoding twin-arginine translocase TatA/TatE family subunit, whose product MELSIGEMALIAVAIVVLFGPDKLPQIARDLGAGVRKMRGAVEDIKTEIMKETDNPVSEIKREIEKVKDAAKDFNPMKDIEKDIVKEPSSINNEPPKPKPADDETYEGPVSR is encoded by the coding sequence ATGGAATTAAGCATTGGAGAAATGGCACTGATCGCAGTGGCGATTGTTGTATTATTCGGTCCGGATAAACTTCCTCAGATAGCACGTGATTTAGGAGCAGGTGTTAGAAAAATGCGTGGTGCAGTGGAAGACATCAAAACCGAGATCATGAAAGAGACTGACAATCCGGTTTCCGAGATCAAGAGAGAAATTGAGAAGGTAAAAGATGCGGCAAAAGATTTCAATCCCATGAAGGACATCGAAAAAGATATCGTGAAAGAACCTTCTTCAATCAATAATGAACCTCCAAAACCAAAGCCTGCCGACGACGAAACCTACGAAGGGCCTGTAAGCAGATAA
- a CDS encoding phosphatase PAP2 family protein, which produces MEEIIQEDKKVFLYLNNLGDTSFDQLWMLISSTWIWVPLYIIFLYFLYKNYKLKSLVFILIFIALGATVSDQLASVFKYGVARLRPCHDPSLEHYMRIVKCGGQYGFYSAHASNTFFLAAYLSILLKKKLNWFPYAIFVWAVVVSYSRIYLGVHFPGDILVGAFVGSLLGVIFGVLAKKVINKQTINS; this is translated from the coding sequence ATGGAGGAAATCATTCAGGAAGATAAAAAGGTTTTTCTATACCTTAACAATTTGGGCGATACTTCCTTCGACCAGCTTTGGATGCTCATTTCCAGCACATGGATCTGGGTGCCTCTTTATATTATATTTCTTTACTTTTTATACAAAAATTATAAACTAAAATCTTTAGTTTTCATCCTTATATTCATTGCACTTGGCGCTACAGTTTCAGATCAGCTGGCCAGTGTTTTCAAATATGGTGTCGCCCGCCTGAGGCCTTGTCATGATCCCAGTTTGGAACATTATATGAGGATTGTGAAGTGTGGCGGACAGTACGGGTTTTATTCTGCCCATGCTTCCAATACCTTTTTTCTTGCTGCTTATTTAAGTATTTTATTGAAAAAGAAGCTCAATTGGTTTCCATATGCTATATTTGTATGGGCTGTAGTAGTTTCTTATAGCCGAATATATTTAGGAGTGCATTTCCCGGGAGATATTTTGGTGGGGGCGTTTGTTGGATCTTTATTGGGAGTGATATTTGGAGTACTCGCCAAAAAAGTCATCAACAAACAAACTATAAATTCATGA
- a CDS encoding tetratricopeptide repeat protein: MKKSLLLTTLVCSSFHLYAQDKKTAEECFKKADYKCAEEQYSKLAEKEQIQKYQSEYYNSLGTAQRRLGKTTLALKSYESALKSNPLSGSVYANLASLNSQKGNKAKPKHWNTSPKVLQ; this comes from the coding sequence ATGAAAAAATCTTTATTACTTACAACATTAGTATGCTCTTCATTTCATCTGTACGCACAAGATAAAAAAACAGCCGAAGAATGCTTCAAAAAAGCAGACTATAAATGCGCCGAAGAGCAATATTCCAAACTCGCAGAAAAAGAACAGATCCAGAAGTACCAATCTGAATATTATAACAGTCTGGGTACTGCCCAGAGACGGTTGGGGAAAACTACGTTGGCATTGAAATCTTACGAGTCAGCTCTGAAATCCAATCCTTTGTCCGGATCGGTATATGCTAACCTTGCCTCACTGAACAGCCAGAAAGGGAACAAAGCAAAGCCAAAGCACTGGAATACATCTCCAAAGGTCTTACAGTAG
- a CDS encoding tetratricopeptide repeat protein, which yields MANLKKNNGDLNGALQDYNQLISEKPESLLYNGRADVYYKMKKPKEALSDIAKAISIDPKFAQSYVTKAQVLFDTAKPKEACENLDKAVSLGYEKAVLAEYYAKCVKK from the coding sequence ATGGCCAATCTCAAAAAGAATAACGGGGATCTGAATGGTGCCTTACAAGATTATAATCAGCTTATCTCCGAAAAACCGGAATCGCTGCTTTACAATGGAAGAGCAGATGTATACTATAAGATGAAAAAGCCAAAAGAAGCGCTTAGCGACATAGCCAAAGCCATTTCTATCGATCCGAAATTTGCACAGTCTTATGTTACTAAAGCGCAGGTTTTATTTGATACTGCAAAGCCTAAAGAAGCTTGTGAGAATCTGGATAAAGCAGTAAGCTTAGGCTATGAAAAAGCTGTGTTGGCGGAGTATTATGCCAAATGTGTGAAGAAATAA
- a CDS encoding tRNA (cytidine(34)-2'-O)-methyltransferase: MLNIVLVEPEIPNNTGNIGRLCVGTESRLHLIHPFGFVINDKNLKRSGLDYWVHLDVSEYADIEEWSKNIPDPSRVFLMSSHAEKSYLQNDFQDGDWLVFGKESVGLSKEVLEQFENHLTIPMSKLIRSFNIANSVAFVIGEAKRQIDLKSQPVI, translated from the coding sequence ATGTTAAATATTGTTCTTGTAGAACCTGAAATACCCAACAATACCGGTAATATAGGACGATTATGTGTAGGCACGGAAAGCAGATTGCACTTAATCCATCCCTTTGGATTTGTTATCAATGATAAAAATCTTAAACGGTCCGGTTTGGATTACTGGGTACATCTGGATGTTTCTGAGTATGCAGATATTGAAGAGTGGTCCAAAAATATTCCCGATCCATCCCGTGTTTTTCTAATGAGCTCACATGCTGAAAAATCATATTTGCAGAATGATTTTCAGGACGGTGACTGGCTGGTTTTTGGTAAAGAAAGTGTGGGTTTGAGTAAAGAAGTTCTGGAACAGTTTGAAAATCATTTAACAATACCTATGTCAAAACTTATCCGAAGTTTTAATATTGCGAATTCCGTTGCCTTTGTGATTGGAGAAGCCAAAAGGCAAATAGACCTAAAATCTCAGCCTGTCATTTAA
- a CDS encoding 23S rRNA (pseudouridine(1915)-N(3))-methyltransferase RlmH, with protein MRISLLCIGKTDDKEITSLISYYLTRLPKHWNFEITEIPDVKNAKNLSPDLLKKEEAKLFLSHIDKNDLVVILDEKGKQFTSREFAQKIDTWMNSSVKKVHILIGGAYGFSEEIYSRANEKMSLSKMTFTHQMIRLFIVEQLYRADQILQGKPYHND; from the coding sequence ATGCGAATCAGCTTACTTTGTATCGGCAAAACAGATGACAAAGAGATCACTTCTCTGATCAGTTATTATCTAACCCGCCTTCCCAAACACTGGAACTTTGAGATCACCGAAATTCCTGATGTAAAGAATGCAAAAAATCTTTCTCCCGATCTTTTGAAGAAGGAGGAAGCTAAGTTATTTCTAAGTCATATCGACAAGAATGACCTGGTAGTAATCCTGGACGAAAAAGGAAAACAATTTACCAGCCGCGAATTTGCCCAGAAAATTGATACCTGGATGAATTCTTCCGTAAAAAAAGTTCATATTCTGATTGGAGGTGCTTATGGTTTTTCTGAAGAAATCTATAGCAGAGCTAACGAAAAAATGTCATTATCTAAAATGACATTTACGCACCAGATGATCCGTTTATTTATTGTTGAACAGCTTTACCGTGCTGATCAGATCTTACAGGGTAAACCTTATCATAATGATTAA
- a CDS encoding YihY/virulence factor BrkB family protein, with protein MSIKVPRFILKIQEFFEGIHIPVLGISLWQMFQIYISGIFKGNIGRKAAAISWSFTISLFPFLLFLLSVLPYMPHYDKLQFYIFEVLMHNVFPSNMEGDVRGYIETNIIPNMKGISNLTIILALVFATNGTFSLINGFNENSDEKLTDVKEFILSFFITIGFITIVFLALFGVYYVEVVMKLFTPAYDISWLVKNLSKIIGFVSFPLFYFILLTLFYWLGTVKIARFRQAVPGAILTTVLFVLTTFIFAIYVKDIARYNVLYGSIGSMILLMVWVNVNVYLLLFGNELNMALRKLRIEKLLSDEIKKESVHYQSAVTEPNLESDEEHIRKLEERNKN; from the coding sequence ATGAGTATAAAAGTTCCCAGATTTATCTTGAAGATTCAAGAGTTTTTTGAAGGTATCCATATTCCTGTTTTGGGGATATCCCTTTGGCAGATGTTCCAGATCTATATTTCCGGGATTTTCAAAGGGAATATCGGCAGAAAAGCAGCTGCCATTTCCTGGAGCTTTACCATCAGTTTGTTTCCGTTTCTCCTTTTCCTGCTTTCCGTTCTTCCGTATATGCCACACTATGATAAGCTGCAGTTTTATATTTTTGAAGTTCTGATGCATAATGTTTTTCCATCCAATATGGAAGGCGATGTGAGGGGCTATATAGAAACCAATATCATCCCTAATATGAAAGGGATCAGCAATCTTACGATCATATTGGCACTGGTTTTTGCAACCAACGGAACGTTTTCGCTAATCAATGGATTCAATGAAAATTCGGATGAAAAACTGACTGATGTAAAGGAATTTATTCTTTCCTTTTTTATAACCATAGGTTTTATAACTATCGTTTTTCTGGCCCTTTTTGGGGTTTATTATGTGGAAGTTGTTATGAAGCTTTTTACGCCGGCTTATGATATTTCGTGGCTTGTAAAAAACCTTTCCAAGATCATTGGATTTGTATCTTTTCCACTGTTCTACTTTATTCTTCTTACCCTTTTCTACTGGCTGGGAACAGTAAAGATCGCCAGATTCAGACAGGCGGTTCCGGGAGCGATTTTAACGACCGTACTGTTTGTGCTCACCACTTTTATCTTTGCAATCTATGTGAAAGATATTGCCCGGTATAACGTTCTTTACGGATCCATTGGAAGTATGATCCTGCTGATGGTTTGGGTGAATGTGAATGTATATCTTCTCCTGTTCGGGAACGAGCTGAATATGGCTCTCCGAAAGCTCAGAATCGAAAAGCTCCTGTCTGATGAAATCAAAAAGGAATCAGTGCATTACCAGTCGGCGGTTACAGAGCCAAATCTGGAAAGTGATGAAGAGCACATAAGAAAGCTGGAAGAAAGAAACAAAAATTAA
- the nhaA gene encoding Na+/H+ antiporter NhaA, producing MNLSLYFKKFFSSNQSSGIILIFCVLISLLIANSSAGAGFQNFLDKEVGTHLFHLTYPVSIWINDGLMAVFFLLVGLEIKRELVEGELSSFKNASLPIFAAVGGMLVPAVIYSLFNSGTEYGSGWGIPMATDIAFSLAIISMLGKKIPNSIKIFLAALAIVDDLGAILVIAVFYTEQIHWTYLLLSFGTAALLFLLNYLKVTKLIFYIIPGLFLWYFLHHSGIHATIAGVLLAFSIPTNASNIEISPLEKLEHTLHIPVSFFIMPIFALTNTNIAFSSEMVAGVTSTLGLGIICGLILGKLIGINLFSFVAIKLKLSSLPQNSTWTQMAGVGLLAGIGFTMSIFIALLSFKDYIDIQDEAKFAILIASFLAAILGFVILSMSSKKDMNAEEN from the coding sequence ATGAATTTATCTTTATATTTCAAAAAATTTTTCAGCAGCAACCAGTCATCGGGAATTATCCTTATTTTCTGTGTGTTGATTTCATTATTAATTGCCAATTCATCTGCAGGTGCAGGTTTTCAGAACTTTCTGGATAAGGAAGTGGGTACACACTTATTTCACCTTACCTACCCTGTCAGCATCTGGATCAATGACGGACTGATGGCAGTTTTCTTTCTCCTGGTAGGACTTGAGATCAAAAGAGAACTGGTAGAAGGTGAACTTTCCTCTTTTAAAAACGCTTCGCTGCCTATTTTTGCAGCAGTAGGCGGAATGCTGGTTCCGGCCGTAATTTATAGTCTTTTTAATTCCGGAACGGAATATGGCAGCGGCTGGGGAATTCCCATGGCTACTGATATTGCATTTTCACTGGCTATCATTTCAATGCTTGGAAAAAAAATCCCGAATTCGATCAAAATATTCCTGGCGGCATTGGCTATTGTAGATGATCTTGGTGCCATTCTCGTCATTGCTGTTTTTTATACTGAACAGATCCATTGGACCTATCTTCTTTTATCTTTCGGGACAGCAGCCTTATTATTCCTTTTAAACTATCTAAAAGTTACAAAACTTATTTTCTATATCATTCCGGGATTATTTTTATGGTATTTCCTGCATCATTCCGGGATCCATGCTACCATAGCCGGGGTTCTGCTGGCATTCTCTATTCCAACAAATGCTTCAAATATAGAAATTTCTCCTCTTGAAAAGCTGGAGCATACCCTGCATATTCCGGTAAGCTTTTTTATTATGCCGATATTTGCATTAACAAATACCAATATTGCTTTTTCCAGCGAAATGGTTGCGGGAGTGACAAGTACGTTAGGCTTGGGAATTATCTGCGGACTGATTTTAGGAAAACTGATCGGAATTAACCTGTTTTCTTTTGTTGCCATTAAATTAAAACTTAGCTCGCTACCTCAAAACAGCACCTGGACACAAATGGCTGGTGTAGGATTACTGGCAGGAATAGGATTTACCATGTCTATTTTCATTGCCTTACTTTCCTTTAAGGATTACATCGATATTCAGGATGAAGCAAAATTTGCTATCCTGATCGCCTCTTTTCTGGCTGCCATTTTAGGATTTGTAATCTTGAGCATGAGTTCTAAAAAGGATATGAACGCTGAAGAAAATTAA
- a CDS encoding bifunctional (p)ppGpp synthetase/guanosine-3',5'-bis(diphosphate) 3'-pyrophosphohydrolase, producing MSYDLEQENKEILARYKDLISNTYRTLDEENNKLIRKAFDIALDAHKDQRRKSGEPYIYHPIAVAKIVATEIGLGATSIACALLHDVIEDSDYTYEDLKKIFGEKIANIVNGLTKISIMNHQNISVQSENYRKLLLTLSEDFRVILIKIADRLHNMRTLESMAPDKQKKIASETVYIYAPMAHRLGLYNIKSELEDLSLKYNNPEVYNEITEKLELAKESRERYIEEFKTEVSERLKEEGLNFTIKGRAKAISSIYRKMLKQGVSFEEVFDNYAIRIIYKSDAKNEKFLAWKIYSIVTDVYHSNPSRMRDWITQPRSTGYESLHLTVLGPDRKWIEVQIRSERMDEIAEKGVAAHYKYKEGYKQSSDDRNFEKWVTEIRDVLEQQQNLTTSELLDNIKLNLYSKEVFVFTPKGEIKILPTNATALDFAFAVHSDLGMKCLGAKINGKLVPISYVLQNGDQIDILSSQNQKPKSDWLEFVVTSKAKSKIKSYLNSQKNQLVEDGKEILQRKLRHAKINFNDEEINKLQKFFNLKSSQELFLKFQSNELDVSSLRKYIESKNVFNNLLSRFRKSPSKNVHFEEPKEQNLDMIVFGKDEEKLNYSYAKCCTVIPGDKIFGFITISDGIKVHSDNCPNAINLRAQYDYRVIPAKWVNAESFKNRVKIEIEGLDRMGMINDITTVISSSMGMDMKSLSIESNNGVFMGNIILEVKNKGQLEETFKKIKNIDGVSRVRRLQS from the coding sequence ATGAGTTACGACTTAGAACAGGAAAACAAAGAGATCCTTGCCCGCTATAAGGATCTGATTTCGAATACATACAGAACTCTGGATGAGGAAAATAACAAGCTCATCCGGAAGGCATTCGATATTGCATTGGATGCCCATAAGGATCAAAGGAGGAAATCCGGCGAGCCTTATATCTACCACCCTATTGCCGTTGCTAAAATTGTAGCAACGGAAATCGGTCTTGGAGCAACGTCTATTGCCTGTGCCCTTCTGCATGATGTGATAGAGGATTCGGACTACACATATGAAGACCTGAAAAAAATCTTCGGAGAAAAGATAGCGAACATTGTGAATGGGCTTACAAAGATTTCTATCATGAATCATCAGAACATTTCTGTACAGTCTGAAAACTACAGAAAGCTCCTGCTTACCCTTTCTGAAGATTTCAGAGTGATCCTGATCAAAATTGCCGACCGCCTTCACAATATGCGTACTTTGGAAAGCATGGCTCCGGACAAGCAAAAAAAGATCGCTTCAGAAACCGTTTATATTTATGCTCCCATGGCACACCGTCTTGGGCTGTATAATATTAAATCTGAGCTTGAAGATCTTTCATTAAAATACAACAATCCGGAAGTTTATAATGAGATCACGGAAAAACTGGAACTTGCGAAAGAAAGCCGTGAAAGGTATATTGAAGAATTTAAGACAGAAGTTTCCGAAAGATTAAAAGAAGAAGGCTTAAATTTCACCATAAAAGGCCGTGCAAAAGCAATCTCCTCTATCTACAGAAAGATGCTCAAACAGGGGGTTTCCTTTGAGGAAGTTTTTGACAACTATGCCATCAGGATTATTTATAAATCTGATGCTAAAAATGAAAAGTTCCTGGCCTGGAAGATTTACTCTATTGTAACGGATGTTTACCACAGTAACCCATCCAGAATGAGGGACTGGATCACACAACCGCGTTCTACAGGATACGAAAGTCTCCACTTAACGGTTCTCGGTCCGGACAGAAAATGGATCGAAGTACAGATCCGTTCGGAAAGAATGGACGAGATCGCAGAAAAAGGGGTGGCCGCTCACTATAAGTACAAAGAAGGGTATAAACAAAGTTCCGATGACCGGAATTTTGAAAAGTGGGTCACCGAGATCAGAGATGTGCTTGAACAGCAACAGAATCTTACTACCTCTGAGCTTTTAGATAACATTAAACTCAATTTATATTCTAAAGAAGTATTTGTATTTACTCCAAAAGGAGAAATAAAAATCTTGCCGACCAATGCAACCGCTCTGGATTTTGCTTTTGCCGTTCACTCAGACCTGGGAATGAAATGCCTTGGAGCTAAGATTAACGGGAAACTGGTTCCTATCTCTTATGTTCTTCAGAATGGCGACCAAATAGACATTCTTTCTTCTCAAAATCAGAAACCAAAATCTGACTGGCTGGAATTTGTAGTAACCTCCAAAGCCAAATCCAAGATCAAAAGTTACCTGAATTCCCAGAAGAATCAGCTGGTGGAAGATGGAAAAGAAATACTTCAGAGAAAACTGCGTCATGCCAAGATCAATTTTAATGATGAAGAAATAAACAAACTTCAGAAATTCTTTAATCTTAAAAGTTCGCAAGAACTGTTTCTTAAGTTCCAAAGCAATGAGCTGGATGTCAGCAGCCTGAGAAAATATATTGAAAGTAAAAACGTATTCAATAACTTACTTTCCAGATTCAGAAAATCTCCGTCTAAAAATGTTCATTTCGAGGAGCCTAAAGAGCAGAACCTTGACATGATTGTTTTCGGAAAAGATGAAGAAAAGCTGAATTACAGCTATGCCAAATGCTGTACCGTTATTCCCGGAGATAAAATTTTCGGATTTATAACAATTTCTGACGGAATAAAGGTTCACAGCGATAATTGCCCGAATGCGATCAACCTTAGAGCTCAATACGACTACCGTGTGATCCCAGCCAAATGGGTAAATGCAGAAAGCTTTAAAAACAGGGTAAAGATTGAAATTGAAGGTCTGGACAGAATGGGAATGATCAATGATATTACTACCGTGATCAGTTCAAGTATGGGAATGGATATGAAAAGCCTTTCCATAGAATCCAATAACGGCGTCTTTATGGGCAACATCATTCTTGAAGTTAAAAATAAAGGCCAGCTGGAAGAAACATTTAAAAAAATTAAAAATATTGACGGAGTTTCAAGAGTGAGACGATTACAATCCTAA